A stretch of Aphanothece sacrum FPU1 DNA encodes these proteins:
- a CDS encoding NAD(P)H-quinone oxidoreductase subunit N, with translation MTLLTTGKGFIRSLEKSGALGIYSPLEGGSEGRYQRRLRTNGYNSLSITARGLGDVSAYLMGIHGVRPAHLGKKNIGQEGSVGPIYFIPPIAAYQLENLSPKSKGLVLWIIEGFILSKTELEYLANLPTQEPRLKVVVELGGERYFRWQPLQEAMKAA, from the coding sequence ATGACATTGCTGACGACTGGTAAAGGATTCATCCGGTCCCTAGAAAAATCAGGGGCATTAGGGATATATTCTCCCCTAGAAGGAGGTTCAGAAGGACGCTACCAAAGACGATTACGAACCAATGGTTATAATAGCCTGTCCATCACCGCTAGAGGACTAGGTGATGTGAGTGCTTATCTGATGGGCATTCATGGAGTTCGTCCGGCCCATCTAGGAAAGAAAAACATTGGACAAGAAGGGTCTGTTGGCCCGATTTATTTTATTCCTCCTATCGCTGCTTATCAGCTAGAAAACTTATCCCCTAAGTCTAAAGGCTTAGTTTTGTGGATTATTGAAGGGTTTATTCTCTCGAAAACTGAATTAGAATATTTGGCTAATTTACCGACCCAAGAACCTCGTCTTAAGGTGGTGGTAGAATTAGGGGGAGAACGGTATTTTCGTTGGCAACCACTACAAGAAGCCATGAAAGCGGCTTAA
- a CDS encoding iron uptake porin — translation MSQMTNVSDLQTDFKLKQSRDGFLNPGSRQNSSMSQITNVSELQDIAPTAWAYEALRGLVERYGCIVGYPDRTFRGDRALSRHEFAAGLNACLNTIERLIQENVAVLREDIEKLKRLAKEFEGELIALGARVGNLEQRVAFIEEHQFATTTKLTGEMVVGLTGVADGDMNGGEDVPRTTNLGYRARLELNTSFDGSDLLYTRLATGTVPTYSTITGTFQGDLGFSQPDDSNLAVEVLYYEFDLAENVRVWVEPFGGAFDDYTNTVNYLDGDGAGGALSAFGTRNPIYYIAEGQGIGFQGTVFEVFEWSAGYLANNGNNPDLGDGLFNGAFAALGQIGYKPSDDFMVAFTYLHGYNTVDTGTGSRRSNFQAFIEEEFEQKINTINDSYGMEFSWRIAPKFVFGGWVAVTKAKTQNVILSPNNLLDQELAANDAADKAATQGAAQAVFQAANQAAAQAADEAAAAQAQADEAAAAQADEEFAEAAAVAQAAAQEAAQAAAEAAAQAADEANAAADAAAEAANEADAAAQAVAEQNAQIAGLERKNLDIWNWGLTFAFPDAFSEGDTAAIIIGMQPWVSQSNIVLPDGARNNDRDSSYHIEAFYEYKVNDNMKLTPGIIIITSPDYDDDNNTLVIGTVRATFTF, via the coding sequence ATGTCTCAAATGACCAATGTTTCGGACTTACAAACGGATTTCAAGCTTAAACAGTCCCGTGATGGCTTTTTGAACCCTGGGAGTCGTCAAAATTCGTCTATGTCTCAAATTACCAATGTTTCAGAGTTACAGGACATTGCCCCTACAGCTTGGGCCTATGAAGCTTTACGGGGGTTAGTCGAACGATATGGTTGTATTGTCGGTTATCCTGACCGCACCTTTAGAGGCGATCGCGCCTTAAGTCGTCATGAATTTGCAGCCGGACTCAATGCTTGTCTCAATACTATAGAACGACTGATACAGGAAAATGTTGCCGTGTTACGGGAAGACATAGAAAAGCTAAAGCGGTTAGCCAAAGAATTTGAGGGAGAACTGATAGCTTTAGGGGCAAGAGTCGGTAATTTAGAGCAAAGAGTCGCTTTTATCGAAGAACACCAGTTTGCAACTACTACCAAACTCACCGGAGAGATGGTTGTAGGGTTAACGGGTGTGGCCGATGGAGACATGAACGGTGGGGAAGATGTACCCAGAACCACTAATTTAGGGTATCGGGCCCGACTAGAATTGAATACCAGCTTTGACGGGAGTGATTTGTTGTATACCCGACTAGCAACAGGCACAGTTCCCACTTATTCGACTATAACTGGAACTTTTCAGGGGGATTTAGGCTTTTCTCAACCGGATGATAGCAACTTAGCCGTAGAAGTTTTGTATTATGAATTCGACCTAGCGGAGAATGTGCGAGTTTGGGTTGAACCGTTTGGGGGAGCCTTTGACGATTATACCAATACAGTAAACTATTTAGATGGAGATGGAGCAGGTGGTGCTTTATCTGCTTTTGGTACTCGTAACCCCATTTATTATATTGCTGAAGGTCAAGGAATTGGGTTTCAGGGAACAGTATTTGAGGTGTTTGAATGGAGTGCTGGATATTTAGCTAATAATGGAAATAATCCCGATTTAGGTGATGGTTTATTTAATGGGGCTTTTGCTGCCCTTGGACAAATTGGATATAAACCAAGTGATGATTTTATGGTGGCTTTTACCTACCTTCATGGATATAATACAGTCGATACAGGAACGGGAAGTCGTCGCTCTAATTTCCAAGCATTTATTGAGGAAGAATTTGAGCAAAAAATTAATACCATTAATGACTCTTATGGGATGGAATTTTCTTGGCGTATTGCTCCTAAATTTGTCTTTGGTGGTTGGGTAGCGGTGACAAAAGCAAAGACTCAAAATGTGATTCTGTCACCTAATAATTTATTAGATCAAGAGTTAGCAGCAAACGACGCTGCAGATAAGGCGGCAACCCAAGGGGCAGCCCAAGCTGTATTTCAAGCAGCAAACCAAGCTGCTGCCCAAGCCGCAGATGAAGCAGCAGCAGCCCAAGCACAAGCAGATGAAGCAGCAGCAGCCCAAGCAGATGAAGAATTCGCCGAAGCGGCCGCTGTAGCCCAAGCAGCCGCTCAAGAGGCGGCCCAAGCTGCTGCTGAGGCTGCTGCCCAAGCCGCAGATGAAGCTAACGCTGCTGCTGACGCTGCTGCCGAAGCGGCAAATGAAGCTGACGCTGCCGCCCAAGCCGTAGCTGAACAAAATGCTCAAATAGCAGGACTGGAAAGGAAGAATTTAGATATTTGGAATTGGGGGCTTACTTTCGCTTTTCCTGATGCTTTTTCGGAAGGAGATACAGCAGCAATTATTATTGGGATGCAGCCTTGGGTTTCTCAATCTAACATTGTTTTACCCGATGGAGCAAGAAATAATGATCGAGATAGTTCTTATCATATTGAGGCATTTTATGAATATAAAGTCAACGACAATATGAAATTAACTCCTGGCATTATTATTATTACATCTCCTGATTATGATGATGATAATAATACCCTAGTTATTGGAACCGTTCGGGCCACTTTCACCTTTTAA
- a CDS encoding multicopper oxidase domain-containing protein, protein MSHLSTNLSFNYLSRRQLIQWGLTGLGIATGGVLIRNLTSDSLASVRIPKIEPDVTPLLNNPFNPMKILREFDYGTLKQENGVKIREFNVTANSSLLQLNSGVSFVSWNLNNRVPGPTFRVKEGERVRIIFHNEDGHSHSLHFHGIHPAEMDGIKPIRHGKKMVYEFTAEPYGVHLYHCHIAPVTRHISKGLYGMFIVDPPQPRPPADEMVMVMAGYDINNNQHNELYAFNGLPNYYRDHPISIYQNQLIRLYILNMIEFDPVSTFHIHGNMFNVYRTGRDTTPHEETDVITMGTGERHILEFSYPYPGKYMFHPHQDTLAELGCMGMFKVIPS, encoded by the coding sequence ATGTCACATTTATCCACTAATTTATCTTTTAACTATTTGAGTCGTCGTCAGTTAATTCAATGGGGATTAACTGGTTTAGGAATTGCTACAGGTGGTGTATTGATTCGTAATCTCACCTCTGATTCTTTAGCTTCTGTGAGAATTCCTAAAATAGAACCCGACGTGACCCCATTATTAAATAATCCCTTTAATCCTATGAAGATTTTAAGGGAGTTTGATTATGGGACACTTAAACAAGAAAATGGAGTCAAAATTCGAGAATTTAATGTCACAGCTAATAGTAGTTTATTACAATTAAATAGTGGGGTTTCTTTTGTTAGTTGGAATCTCAATAATCGAGTTCCTGGGCCAACATTTAGAGTAAAAGAAGGGGAACGAGTGAGAATTATTTTTCATAATGAAGATGGTCACTCTCATTCATTACATTTTCATGGAATTCATCCAGCAGAAATGGACGGAATTAAACCTATTCGTCATGGGAAAAAAATGGTTTATGAATTTACCGCAGAACCTTATGGAGTCCATCTTTATCACTGTCATATTGCCCCTGTAACTCGTCATATTAGTAAAGGTTTATATGGAATGTTTATTGTTGACCCTCCTCAACCTCGTCCCCCTGCCGATGAAATGGTAATGGTGATGGCAGGTTATGATATTAATAATAATCAACATAATGAATTATATGCTTTTAATGGACTTCCTAATTATTATCGTGATCATCCCATATCTATCTATCAAAATCAGCTAATTAGACTGTATATATTGAATATGATTGAATTTGATCCTGTGTCAACCTTTCATATTCATGGTAATATGTTTAATGTTTATAGAACGGGCAGAGATACAACTCCTCATGAAGAAACAGACGTGATTACAATGGGGACTGGCGAACGTCATATTTTAGAGTTTTCTTATCCCTATCCAGGGAAATATATGTTTCATCCCCATCAAGATACTCTAGCAGAATTAGGCTGTATGGGTATGTTTAAGGTTATCCCTAGTTAA
- a CDS encoding FeoA family protein → MEEILSTYLTELPIGFKGYIVGYDKIFGGYQGKLLSMGLSPGTEFILVCQASNNWPLIIEVDGNLLKLYKPEADALCIE, encoded by the coding sequence ATGGAAGAAATTCTTAGTACCTATCTTACCGAACTTCCCATTGGATTTAAAGGTTATATCGTCGGTTACGATAAAATTTTTGGCGGTTATCAAGGGAAATTATTGTCTATGGGGTTAAGTCCAGGAACAGAATTTATTTTAGTATGTCAAGCATCTAATAATTGGCCCTTAATCATTGAAGTTGATGGCAATTTATTGAAATTGTACAAACCAGAAGCAGATGCGCTTTGTATTGAATAA
- a CDS encoding aminotransferase class I/II-fold pyridoxal phosphate-dependent enzyme — MKLSQDSVWHSQSITPLIETLRTLSQQSRAAFYAPGHKGGQGIPQPLATLLGATVFRSDLPELPELDNLFAPSGTIKQAQTLAAAAFGADQTWFLVNGSTCGIIAAILATCGTGDKIIVPRNTHQSFIAGLILSGAVPVFIKSEYDPLWDLPYSFTPEALEDALNQNSDVKAVLMVYPTYHGICGDIKAIAEITHRHDIPLLVDEAHGAHFAFHPSLPPCALSMGADLAVQSTHKVLGAMTQASMLHIKGSRVNPQRISQALQLVQSTSPSYLLLASLDGARQQMALQGEELLDNTIKLAQKARDEISQIKGLSVLNIDKLGLGFHYLDPTRLTVNVTALGLSGFEVDEILHQKLGVTAELPMLSHLAFIVSIGNTQKDINQLIKAFQTLANITPSPPHPITYSYPHPISHPPLSLSPRDAFFALTEMISIEDSIGRISGELICPYPPGIPVLMPGEIITQEAINYLVYIQQLGANITGCSDETLNTLKVILFS, encoded by the coding sequence ATGAAATTATCGCAAGACTCTGTTTGGCACTCTCAATCTATTACACCTCTGATTGAGACCTTAAGAACCTTGAGTCAACAGTCAAGGGCAGCTTTTTATGCCCCTGGCCATAAGGGGGGACAAGGAATCCCTCAACCTTTGGCTACTTTGTTAGGTGCAACTGTCTTTCGTTCCGATTTGCCAGAGTTACCAGAGTTGGATAATTTATTCGCTCCCTCTGGAACCATTAAACAGGCTCAAACTCTTGCAGCAGCGGCGTTTGGGGCTGATCAGACTTGGTTTTTGGTTAATGGTTCAACTTGTGGAATAATTGCCGCAATTTTGGCAACTTGTGGCACGGGTGACAAGATTATTGTACCCCGTAATACTCATCAATCTTTCATTGCCGGATTAATCCTTTCTGGGGCGGTTCCTGTATTTATTAAATCTGAATATGACCCCCTTTGGGATCTTCCTTACAGCTTTACTCCAGAGGCTCTAGAAGATGCGTTAAATCAAAATTCTGATGTTAAAGCCGTTTTAATGGTTTATCCTACTTATCACGGCATTTGTGGGGATATCAAGGCGATCGCAGAAATTACCCATCGTCATGATATTCCTTTATTGGTGGATGAAGCTCATGGGGCCCATTTTGCTTTTCATCCTAGTTTGCCACCTTGTGCTTTGTCTATGGGGGCTGATCTGGCTGTACAATCTACTCACAAGGTTTTAGGGGCCATGACTCAAGCTTCTATGTTACACATCAAAGGAAGCCGCGTCAATCCTCAACGTATTAGTCAGGCATTACAGTTGGTTCAGTCTACCAGTCCTAGTTATTTATTATTAGCATCTTTGGATGGGGCTAGACAACAAATGGCTTTACAAGGAGAGGAATTATTAGACAATACCATCAAGTTAGCCCAAAAAGCAAGAGATGAAATTAGTCAAATTAAGGGCTTATCCGTTTTAAATATAGACAAACTTGGACTAGGTTTTCACTATTTAGACCCCACAAGATTAACGGTTAATGTGACTGCTTTAGGTTTAAGTGGGTTTGAAGTTGATGAAATTTTACATCAAAAATTAGGGGTAACGGCAGAGTTACCGATGTTATCTCATTTAGCTTTTATTGTTTCTATTGGTAATACACAAAAGGATATTAACCAATTAATAAAAGCCTTTCAAACTTTAGCCAATATCACCCCATCACCTCCTCACCCTATTACCTACTCATACCCTCACCCCATCAGCCATCCACCTCTTTCTCTATCTCCCCGTGATGCTTTTTTTGCTTTGACAGAAATGATAAGTATTGAGGATAGTATTGGGCGTATTAGTGGTGAATTAATTTGTCCTTATCCTCCGGGAATTCCTGTTTTAATGCCAGGAGAAATTATTACACAAGAAGCAATTAATTATTTAGTATATATTCAACAATTAGGAGCGAATATTACAGGGTGTAGTGATGAAACTTTAAACACATTAAAGGTAATTTTATTTTCATAA
- a CDS encoding 2-phosphosulfolactate phosphatase family protein: MKLFIYHTPELTPTDSLPDCAVVIDVLRATTTIATALNTGAEAVQVFRNLEELMTVSDRWLPEKRLRAGERGGAKVEGCDLGNSPLDCTSELMQDKRLFLTTTNGTRALQTVEKASSVITAALINRQAAVNYLLNTQPETVWLVGSGWEGGYSLEDTVCAGAIAKVLGESVTIGNDEVIAAMALYTQWQNNLLGMFHLCSHGQRLLRLNCDEDLKYCAQTDILDILPIQKERGVLVKL, encoded by the coding sequence GTGAAGCTCTTCATCTACCATACCCCCGAATTAACCCCAACCGATAGTTTACCTGATTGTGCGGTTGTCATTGATGTCCTACGGGCCACTACCACTATTGCTACTGCCTTAAATACGGGAGCAGAAGCAGTACAAGTGTTTAGAAATTTAGAAGAATTGATGACAGTTAGCGATCGCTGGCTACCGGAAAAACGACTCAGGGCCGGAGAAAGAGGAGGGGCCAAAGTCGAAGGCTGTGATCTGGGCAATTCTCCCCTCGATTGTACCTCAGAATTAATGCAGGATAAACGACTATTCCTCACCACAACAAATGGAACTAGGGCCCTACAAACAGTCGAAAAAGCGTCATCAGTGATCACTGCAGCACTTATTAACCGACAAGCGGCCGTTAATTATTTACTGAACACCCAACCCGAAACCGTTTGGTTAGTGGGTTCAGGATGGGAAGGGGGTTATTCCTTAGAAGATACGGTTTGTGCGGGAGCAATCGCCAAAGTTTTAGGTGAAAGTGTTACTATTGGTAATGATGAAGTTATTGCGGCCATGGCCTTATATACTCAATGGCAAAATAATTTGTTAGGAATGTTTCATCTTTGTAGTCATGGTCAGCGACTTTTACGGTTAAACTGTGATGAGGATTTAAAATATTGCGCTCAAACCGATATTCTAGATATATTACCTATTCAAAAAGAACGGGGGGTGTTAGTCAAATTATAG
- a CDS encoding glycosyltransferase family 4 protein, whose amino-acid sequence MKILVLSWEFPPRIVGGIARHVAELYPELVKLGQEIHLMTVEFGEAPAYELVDGVHIHRVPVTGADNFFHWVANMNNSMGYHGGKLIENEGSFDLIHAHDWLVGDAAIALKHHFKLPLVATIHATEYGRYNGIHTETQGYIASKEAVLIYNAWRVIVCTNYMRYELQRAFNTPWDKMDVVYNGIRSEKKQRNPNFDYENFRRRFAKDEEKIIYYVGRMSHEKGVSVLLKAVTKVFWEMQGYAKLVIIGGGNTHHLETQAWQLGIFNKCLFTGFMSDEDLDKFQTVADCAVFPSLYEPFGIVALESFAARVPVVVSNTGGFPEVVQHNKTGIVTYANNPDSLAWGILEVLKNPDYAKQLTDNAYEDLEIRFSWAKLAQQTQVVYELVYQQYCQTTWA is encoded by the coding sequence ATGAAAATTTTGGTGTTAAGTTGGGAATTTCCTCCTAGAATTGTTGGAGGGATTGCCCGTCATGTAGCAGAATTATATCCAGAATTGGTCAAATTAGGACAGGAAATCCATTTAATGACCGTAGAATTTGGCGAAGCTCCTGCTTACGAGTTAGTCGATGGGGTACATATTCATCGAGTTCCTGTTACTGGTGCCGACAACTTTTTTCACTGGGTGGCTAACATGAATAATAGCATGGGCTATCATGGAGGTAAACTCATTGAAAATGAAGGCTCTTTTGACCTAATTCATGCTCATGATTGGTTAGTAGGAGATGCGGCGATCGCGCTCAAACATCATTTTAAACTACCTTTAGTTGCAACGATCCACGCTACAGAATATGGACGTTATAATGGCATACATACAGAAACTCAAGGCTATATTGCCAGTAAAGAAGCAGTTCTAATTTATAATGCTTGGCGGGTCATTGTTTGCACTAATTATATGCGTTATGAATTGCAACGGGCGTTTAATACTCCTTGGGATAAAATGGATGTAGTTTATAATGGTATTAGATCGGAAAAAAAACAACGAAATCCTAATTTTGATTATGAAAATTTTCGCCGTCGTTTTGCTAAAGATGAGGAAAAAATTATCTATTATGTGGGGAGAATGTCCCATGAAAAAGGAGTTTCTGTATTACTAAAGGCTGTTACTAAAGTATTTTGGGAAATGCAAGGTTATGCTAAATTGGTTATTATTGGGGGCGGCAATACCCATCATTTAGAAACTCAAGCTTGGCAATTAGGAATCTTTAATAAATGTCTATTTACTGGGTTTATGTCAGACGAAGATTTAGATAAATTTCAAACAGTAGCTGATTGTGCGGTATTCCCTAGTTTATACGAACCTTTTGGCATTGTTGCTTTAGAAAGTTTTGCCGCTAGAGTTCCCGTAGTAGTCTCTAATACAGGGGGATTTCCTGAAGTAGTTCAACATAATAAAACAGGAATAGTTACTTATGCTAATAATCCTGATTCTTTAGCTTGGGGAATTTTAGAAGTCCTGAAAAATCCTGATTATGCTAAACAATTAACAGACAATGCTTATGAAGATTTAGAGATTCGTTTTAGTTGGGCGAAATTGGCACAACAAACCCAAGTAGTTTATGAATTAGTTTATCAGCAATATTGTCAAACAACTTGGGCTTAA
- a CDS encoding response regulator transcription factor, which yields MMIHSLQPKLLLVDDDPAICQLISRFFSYNNYQIESAGDARIARQLFQKVNPDLVILDVNLPDESGFNLCKEMRQTGTLVLMLTCMTDTNYILEGFEQGADDYLTKPFNLQILKAKIAALLKRHPTNSSSVSASQTRLIFDSLIINPERCEVTLNNQIVPLTSLEFELLYFLATHPNRVWERTDLIGAVWGDNQDIGVDRKVDVHIGQIRKKIDDPEGKIIKTVRGRGYMFELSDNNLT from the coding sequence ATGATGATTCATTCTCTCCAACCTAAACTTCTTCTTGTTGATGATGATCCCGCTATTTGTCAGCTCATCTCCCGTTTTTTTAGTTACAATAACTATCAAATTGAATCGGCAGGTGATGCGAGAATAGCCCGTCAACTCTTTCAAAAGGTTAACCCAGATTTAGTTATATTAGACGTTAATTTACCGGATGAAAGTGGCTTTAATCTGTGTAAAGAAATGAGACAAACGGGAACATTGGTGTTAATGCTAACCTGTATGACAGACACCAATTATATTTTAGAAGGATTTGAGCAAGGGGCCGATGATTATTTAACAAAACCCTTTAATTTACAAATTCTCAAAGCAAAAATTGCCGCCTTACTCAAACGCCATCCGACTAATTCTTCTTCTGTTAGTGCGTCTCAAACTCGTCTTATCTTTGACTCTCTGATAATAAACCCCGAACGGTGTGAAGTAACCCTTAATAACCAAATTGTTCCCTTAACGAGCTTAGAATTTGAGTTATTATATTTTTTAGCAACCCATCCTAATCGAGTTTGGGAAAGAACCGATCTCATTGGGGCTGTATGGGGAGATAATCAAGATATCGGGGTTGATCGCAAAGTAGATGTTCATATAGGTCAAATTCGCAAAAAAATTGATGATCCTGAAGGAAAAATCATTAAAACCGTTCGGGGTCGGGGCTATATGTTTGAACTTTCTGACAACAATCTTACTTAG